One region of Gammaproteobacteria bacterium genomic DNA includes:
- a CDS encoding HPF/RaiA family ribosome-associated protein has translation MQLAPQITFRHMEASSAMEDAIRNRIAELDQFHHHIMSCRVVMEPESRHSQSGNIYRVRIDVTVPGRELVVSRESGMNQSHADAYVAIRDAFDAMRRKLDEDVQRRQGEIKHHDTPPHGKIVELSAREGYGRIATLDGREIYFHRNSLINASFDSLELGAEVRFAEEAGDEGPQATTVSVVGKHHVVG, from the coding sequence ATGCAATTGGCACCGCAAATCACCTTTAGACACATGGAAGCATCCTCTGCAATGGAAGATGCCATTCGTAACCGCATTGCGGAACTTGATCAATTCCACCATCACATCATGAGCTGCCGGGTGGTGATGGAACCTGAGTCAAGACATAGCCAAAGTGGCAACATTTACCGTGTTCGCATCGATGTGACAGTACCGGGAAGGGAGTTAGTCGTCAGCCGCGAGAGCGGCATGAATCAATCTCACGCCGATGCCTATGTCGCTATCCGCGATGCCTTTGATGCCATGCGGCGCAAACTCGACGAAGATGTGCAGCGCCGGCAGGGCGAAATCAAACACCACGACACGCCGCCGCATGGCAAGATTGTCGAGCTCTCAGCCCGTGAAGGTTATGGCCGTATTGCCACCCTCGACGGCAGAGAAATCTACTTTCACCGTAACAGTCTCATCAATGCCAGTTTTGACAGCCTGGAACTTGGGGCTGAAGTGCGGTTCGCGGAGGAAGCAGGTGACGAAGGACCGCAGGCGACGACGGTCAGTGTTGTCGGCAAACATCACGTCGTTGGCTAG